Proteins encoded in a region of the Podarcis muralis chromosome 2, rPodMur119.hap1.1, whole genome shotgun sequence genome:
- the LOC144326764 gene encoding vomeronasal type-2 receptor 26-like, with protein MRYWHILTFLLAIQEISRNPRLLPNITLGYNLYESYFNAITTYEAVLDLLSGGQKNVPNYICERQNKQLAILEGGDSALSSLISTILNIYKIPQLHSFLRNLHLYNFSMDGAYWDENGELAADFDIVNWVAFPNKSLVGLKVGSVERSASPEKLKFAIDRNVIVWPRWFKQKWTCLLRQTAFSIIFSVAVSSLLAKTITVVVAFMATKPGSQMRKWLGKSLANSLVLSFSSVQGGICMVWLGMSPPFPDSDMHSQPGQIILQCVTNGYLRDFSKSPSVSAVIPEPLRYWHILPFLFAIQEISRNPRLLPNITLGYNLYESYFKGRMAYEAVLDLLSGGQKNVPNYICERQNKQLAVLEGGDSALSSLISTILNIYKIPQISYGFVSREFTDKSQFPFLYRMVPKQEPPYQAMVKLLLHFKWTWIGLIAPDNDSGERFMRTFTAAVTKNDICVAFSESIKETEAYNSKHLYSFLMQRQVNVVVYHADFRSTIALLVLMTTVEKTLKITVGKLHSFLRNLHLYNFSMDGAYWDENGELAADFDIVNWVAFPNKSLVGLKVGSVERSASPEIIKFAIDQNAIVWPRWFKQNVPLSRCTENCRPGYAKAIMEGEPICCYACVECMEGTISIQEDAKLCNKCPDDQNSNLHRDQCVPKIIHFLSYEEPLGMILASFALLLSLTAGLLLGIFIKYFDTPIVKANNRDLTYLLLVSLLLSFLSSFLFIGRPQKWTCLLRQTAFSIIFSVAVSSLLAKTITVVVAFMATKPGSQMRKWLGKSLANCLVLSFSSVQGGICMVWLGMSPPFPDSDMHSQPGQIILQCNEGSVAMFSSALGYMGFLAAVCFTVAFLARKLPGAFNEAQLITFSMLVFCSVWVSFVPAYLSTKGKYMVAVQVFSILASSSGLLGCIFIPKSYIIVLRPDLNKKEHLMA; from the exons ATGAGGTACTGGCACATCCTGACCTTCTTGCTTGCCATTCAAGAGATCAGTCGGAATCCCAGGCTCCtgcccaacatcaccctgggctacaacctcTATGAGAGCTATTTCAATGCAATAACGACTTATGAAGCTGTACTAGACCTGCTGTCGGGTGGGCAGAAGAATGTTCCAAACTACATCTGTGAAAGACAGAATAAACAGCTGGCCATTCTAGAAGGAGGCGACTCTGCTCTTTCCAGCCTGATTTCAACCATTCTGAACATTTATAAAATTCCACAG CTGCactctttcctaagaaacctcCACCTTTACAACTTTTCCATGGATGGAGCTTATTGGGATGAGAATGGGGAGCTGGCAGCTGACTTTGACATTGTCAACTGGGTGGCATTTCCCAATAAGTCCCTAGTTGGGTTGAAAGTTGGGAGTGTAGAGAGATCAGCATCTCCAGAGAAACTCAAGTTTGCCATTGACCGAAATGTCATTGTGTGGCCCAGATGGTTCAAACAG AAgtggacctgccttctccgacaaactgccttcagcatcatcttctccgtGGCCGTGTCTTCCctgttggcaaagaccatcactgtGGTGGTGGCGTttatggccacaaagccagggagcCAGATGAGGAAATGGCTGGGCAAGAGCTTGGCCAACTCCCTTGTCTTGTCTTTTTCCAGTGTCCAAGGGGGCATCTGCATGGtctggctgggaatgtctcccccCTTCCCAGACTCCGACATGCACTCCCAGCCTGGGCAGATCATTCTGCAAT GTGTTACTAATGGCTACCTGCGTGATTTCTCCAAGTCTCCATCTGTTTCTGCTGTAAT TCCGGAACCTTTGAGGTATTGGCACATCCTGCCCTTCTTGTTTGCCATTCAAGAGATCAGTCGGAATCCCAGGCTCCTACCCAACATCACTCTGGGCTACAACCTCTATGAGAGCTATTTCAAAGGAAGAATGGCTTATGAAGCTGTGCTAGACCTGCTGTCTGGTGGGCAGAAGAATGTTCCAAACTACATCTGTGAAAGACAGAATAAACAGCTGGCCGTTCTAGAAGGAGGTGACTCTGCTCTTTCCAGCCTGATTTCAACCATTCTGAACATTTataaaatcccacag aTCAGCTACGGTTTTGTTAGTCGTGAATTTACTGATAAATCTCAGTTCCCTTTCCTCTACCGGATGGTCCCAAAACAGGAACCTCCTTACCAGGCTATGGTCAAATTGCTCCTGCATTTCAAATGGACGTGGATTGGTCTCATTGcaccagacaatgacagtggagaaaggttCATGAGGACCTTCACAGCTGCGGTCACAAAGAATGATATTTGTGTGGCCTTCTCAGAAAGTATCAAAGAAACTGAGGCTTATAATTCAAAGCACCTGTATTCATTTCTCATGCAGAGACAAGTCAATGTCGTTGTCTACCATGCAGATTTTCGATCTACTATAGCTCTACTTGTGCTTATGACAACCGTGGAAAAGACCCTTAAAATAACTGTGGGGAAA CTGCactctttcctaagaaacctcCACCTTTACAACTTTTCCATGGATGGAGCTTATTGGGATGAGAATGGGGAGCTGGCAGCTGACTTTGACATTGTCAACTGGGTGGCGTTTCCCAATAAGTCCCTTGTTGGGTTGAAAGTTGGGAGTGTAGAGAGATCAGCATCTCCAGAGATTATCAAGTTTGCCATTGACCAGAATGCCATTGTGTGGCCCAGATGGTTCAAACAG AACGTGCCTCTTTCAAGGTGTACCGAAAACTGTCGTCCAGGATATGCCAAGGCCATTATGGAGGGAGAACCAatctgctgctatgcttgtgttgAATGCATGGAAGGAACAATCTCCATTCAGGAAG ATGCAAAGCTTTGCAACAAATGTCCAGATGATCAGAATTCCAATCTACACAGAGATCAGTGTGTCCCCAAGATTATACATTTCTTGTCCTACGAAGAACCTCTGGGGATGATCCTGGCTTCTTTTGCCCTGCTATTGTCCCTCACCGCTGGTCTTcttttgggaatcttcattaaatactttGACACACCAATAGTCaaggccaacaaccgggacctcacctacttgctcctcgtctccctcctgctctccttctTGTCCTCCTTCTTATTCATCGGTCGGCCCCAGAAGTGGACCTGCCTTCTCCGGCAAactgccttcagcatcatcttctccgtGGCCGTGTCTTCCctgttggcaaagaccatcactgtGGTGGTGGCATttatggccacaaagccagggagcCAGATGAGGAAATGGCTGGGCAAGAGCTTGGCCAACTGCCTGGTCTTGTCTTTTTCCAGTGTCCAAGGGGGCATCTGCATGGtctggctgggaatgtctcccccCTTCCCAGACTCCGACATGCACTCCCAGCCTGGGCAGATCATTCTGCAATGTAACGAAGGCTCTGTTGCCATGTTTTCTTctgcccttggctacatgggctttcTGGCGGCcgtctgcttcacggtggctttcctagccaggaagctgcctggggccttcaatgaagcccagctgatcactttcagcatgctggtgttttgcagtgtttgggtgtcctttgtgccagcctatctgagcaccaaggggaaatatatggtagccgtgcaggtcttctctatcttggcctccagttCGGGGTTACTGGGTTGCATCTTCATCCCCAAGTCCTACATTATTGTCCTGAGGCCAGATCTGAATAAAAAGGAGCATCTGATGGCTTAA